A stretch of Blautia liquoris DNA encodes these proteins:
- a CDS encoding deoxyribonuclease IV: MLTIGCHLSSSKGFLHMGEEATQIGANTFQYFSRNPRGSKVKALNLEDIQAFLQYEKEHDIPVILAHAPYTLNPCSKTERTREFAFEAMEDDLKRLAYLPGNYYNFHPGSHVGQGSEEGIRQIAGLLNRVLKPEQTTTVLLETMAGKGTEVGRTFEELRDIINQVDLDKHLGVCLDTCHIYDGGYDIVNDLDGVLEHFDETVGLDRLKAIHLNDSKNTIGSHKDRHEKIGEGSIGLKTFQKIINHPSLRELPFFLETPNDLDGYKKEIALLKGFTSVRSYE; this comes from the coding sequence ATGTTAACAATCGGTTGTCATCTCTCATCATCGAAGGGATTTCTTCATATGGGAGAGGAAGCTACACAGATTGGTGCCAATACTTTTCAGTATTTTTCGAGAAATCCCCGCGGAAGCAAAGTAAAGGCATTAAATCTTGAGGACATACAGGCATTTCTTCAATACGAAAAGGAACATGATATTCCTGTGATCCTTGCGCATGCTCCCTATACCTTAAATCCCTGCTCGAAAACTGAAAGGACAAGGGAGTTTGCTTTCGAGGCAATGGAAGATGATCTGAAGAGGCTTGCGTATCTTCCGGGGAATTATTATAATTTTCACCCGGGCAGTCATGTCGGACAGGGAAGCGAAGAGGGCATACGTCAGATTGCAGGACTTTTGAACCGTGTCCTAAAGCCGGAACAGACGACTACGGTGCTGCTGGAAACCATGGCCGGAAAAGGAACCGAGGTGGGAAGAACCTTCGAGGAACTGCGGGATATCATCAATCAGGTGGATCTTGACAAGCATCTCGGAGTCTGCCTGGACACCTGCCATATCTATGACGGGGGATATGATATTGTAAATGATTTGGACGGTGTTCTGGAACATTTTGATGAGACCGTTGGCCTTGACAGACTGAAAGCGATTCATCTCAACGACAGTAAGAATACAATTGGCAGCCACAAAGACCGACATGAGAAGATCGGAGAAGGTTCCATAGGACTTAAGACATTTCAAAAGATCATCAATCATCCGAGCTTAAGAGAACTTCCATTCTTCCTGGAGACACCGAATGATCTGGATGGGTACAAGAAAGAGATTGCACTGCTTAAGGGATTTACTTCTGTTCGCTCTTACGAATAA
- a CDS encoding ATP-binding protein, with translation MKLRKLEIKNFGRFHDKTISFHEGINLIYGENETGKSTIHTFIRSMFFGVKRQRGKAARTDLYHQYEPYQNPGYYAGTLKFESGGKHFRVERIFNRENLRQELICEDDGERLSVEDGDLHMLLGGIGEAVYDNTVSVGQMKSKTDEELERVLRNYMANYQGSQDQETDMGSALASLKMKKKAQEAKKAAAAKNLEEEENQIATQIDYVQDELSHKTELRNETVESYHAERTRLEEDKRSRHAGSSKERRADVGFVVFLVLLLALLPLALFVPKVSVRMSAIAGIAVLAALYLRYKKNRKNTFAPSQEESCGISAERKEEISKLKWKAEDLKDEIQNMEAQLEDLLEKDRDLKKTMTLPTEYDEEIEAITAAMDMIMKIADSMQDVIGERLKGKISEIMCELTDGRYRHVSVQDNFQIELHTEDMVVPLYQASKGTVEQVYFALRMAVMDVLCQEEELPLVLDEVFAMYDEKRMGRALSWLSKNRGQVLLFTCQDREERVLDNLRIPYHKISLPT, from the coding sequence GTGAAACTGAGGAAGTTGGAAATAAAAAATTTCGGGAGGTTCCATGATAAAACGATTTCTTTTCACGAGGGAATCAATCTGATCTACGGTGAAAATGAAACCGGAAAATCCACGATTCATACATTTATTCGCAGCATGTTTTTTGGTGTAAAAAGGCAGAGAGGAAAGGCAGCGAGAACGGATTTATATCACCAATATGAACCATACCAAAATCCCGGATATTATGCCGGCACACTAAAATTTGAAAGCGGAGGAAAGCATTTCCGCGTAGAGAGGATCTTCAATCGCGAAAACCTTCGGCAGGAACTGATCTGTGAAGATGACGGCGAACGTCTGTCTGTCGAAGACGGTGATCTGCATATGCTGCTCGGAGGAATTGGAGAGGCAGTTTATGACAATACCGTCTCCGTGGGACAGATGAAGAGCAAGACAGACGAAGAACTTGAGAGGGTTCTTCGCAATTATATGGCAAACTACCAGGGATCCCAGGATCAGGAGACTGATATGGGAAGTGCCCTTGCTTCTCTGAAGATGAAGAAAAAGGCACAGGAGGCAAAGAAAGCTGCGGCTGCAAAAAATCTTGAGGAAGAAGAAAATCAGATTGCCACTCAGATAGACTATGTACAAGACGAATTAAGCCATAAGACAGAACTTAGGAATGAGACAGTGGAGAGTTATCATGCGGAAAGAACACGCCTTGAAGAGGACAAACGAAGCCGGCATGCAGGTTCTTCGAAGGAGCGCAGAGCAGATGTGGGATTTGTTGTTTTTCTCGTACTTCTTTTGGCGTTGTTGCCCTTGGCTCTTTTTGTCCCGAAAGTTTCGGTTCGAATGTCGGCAATAGCGGGGATCGCTGTCTTGGCGGCGCTGTATCTTCGATATAAAAAGAATCGAAAGAACACATTTGCACCGTCACAAGAGGAATCTTGCGGAATATCCGCTGAGCGCAAGGAGGAAATTTCAAAACTTAAGTGGAAGGCAGAAGACCTGAAAGACGAGATACAGAATATGGAAGCTCAGCTGGAGGATCTCCTTGAAAAGGATCGGGATCTGAAAAAGACGATGACCCTGCCCACGGAATACGATGAAGAGATCGAGGCTATCACGGCTGCGATGGATATGATCATGAAAATTGCCGATTCCATGCAGGATGTGATTGGTGAACGGCTGAAAGGGAAAATATCTGAAATCATGTGCGAATTGACCGATGGACGGTATCGCCATGTTTCCGTACAGGATAATTTTCAGATTGAATTACACACAGAAGATATGGTTGTCCCACTCTATCAGGCGAGCAAAGGAACTGTGGAGCAGGTATATTTTGCGCTCCGAATGGCGGTCATGGATGTCCTGTGTCAGGAAGAGGAGCTGCCCCTAGTGCTGGATGAAGTTTTTGCCATGTATGATGAAAAACGCATGGGACGTGCACTTTCGTGGCTGTCAAAAAACCGCGGTCAGGTACTTTTGTTTACCTGCCAGGACAGAGAAGAGCGGGTGCTGGATAACTTAAGAATTCCATATCATAAGATTTCATTACCAACATAA
- the asnS gene encoding asparagine--tRNA ligase — MDITSVREIYKNREKFLDKKITVGGWVRSVRGSKNFGFIVLHDGTYFEPLQIVYHDKLANFEKISKLNVGAAIIVKGMLVATPKAKQPFEIQADEVSVEGASASDYPLQKKRHTMEYLRTMQHLRPRANTFQAVFRVRSLCAYAIHKFFQDRGFVYVNTPLITGSDAEGAGEMFQVTTMDLNNVPKDKKGNTDYSQDFFGKETNLTVSGQLDAEAFAQAFGKVYTFGPTFRAENSNTTRHAAEFWMIEPEIAFADLCDDMQLAEDMLKYVIRYVMQEAPEEMKFFNSFVDKGLIERLEHVVNSDFARVTYTKAVEILEKNNDKFSYKVHWGTDLQTEHERYLTEEVYKKPIFVTDYPKDIKAFYMKLNEDGKTVAAMDCLVPGIGEIIGGSQREDDYKKLESRMDELGLDSEGYEFYLDLRKYGSTRHAGFGLGFERCVMYLTGIGNIRDVIPFPRTVGNCEL; from the coding sequence ATGGATATCACGAGTGTACGTGAAATATATAAGAACAGAGAAAAATTTCTTGACAAAAAAATAACTGTCGGAGGATGGGTGCGAAGCGTCAGAGGATCTAAAAACTTTGGTTTTATTGTTCTGCACGACGGTACTTATTTTGAGCCTCTTCAAATCGTCTATCACGACAAGCTGGCTAATTTTGAGAAGATTTCAAAGTTAAATGTCGGTGCTGCAATTATAGTAAAAGGAATGTTGGTTGCAACGCCTAAGGCAAAACAGCCATTTGAGATACAGGCTGATGAGGTTAGCGTGGAAGGTGCTTCTGCCTCGGATTATCCACTGCAGAAAAAACGTCATACCATGGAGTACTTGAGAACGATGCAGCATCTGCGCCCGAGGGCGAATACCTTTCAGGCTGTATTTCGTGTGCGTTCTCTGTGTGCATATGCGATTCACAAGTTCTTTCAGGATAGAGGATTTGTCTATGTCAATACCCCTCTGATCACGGGAAGCGATGCGGAGGGAGCCGGGGAGATGTTCCAGGTAACCACGATGGATCTAAACAACGTGCCAAAAGACAAAAAGGGAAACACAGACTATTCCCAGGATTTCTTCGGGAAAGAGACAAACCTGACAGTGAGCGGACAGCTCGACGCAGAGGCATTCGCCCAGGCATTCGGCAAGGTCTATACCTTTGGTCCGACATTTCGCGCGGAGAATTCGAACACGACTCGTCATGCAGCGGAGTTTTGGATGATTGAGCCGGAAATTGCGTTTGCAGATCTTTGCGACGATATGCAGCTGGCAGAAGATATGCTAAAATACGTCATCCGATATGTGATGCAGGAAGCGCCGGAAGAGATGAAGTTCTTTAATTCCTTTGTGGACAAAGGTTTGATTGAACGTCTGGAACATGTGGTGAATTCTGACTTTGCACGTGTCACCTATACAAAAGCTGTCGAGATTCTGGAAAAGAACAACGATAAGTTTTCATATAAGGTACACTGGGGAACGGATTTGCAGACAGAACATGAGCGTTACCTGACGGAGGAGGTTTACAAGAAACCGATTTTTGTTACGGATTATCCAAAGGACATTAAGGCCTTCTATATGAAATTAAACGAAGATGGTAAGACGGTAGCCGCCATGGACTGTCTGGTTCCCGGAATCGGTGAGATTATCGGAGGAAGTCAAAGGGAAGACGACTATAAAAAACTGGAATCTCGTATGGACGAACTTGGATTGGACAGCGAGGGATACGAATTTTATCTGGATCTTCGCAAATACGGCTCGACAAGGCATGCGGGATTTGGACTTGGATTTGAGCGCTGTGTTATGTACCTGACAGGTATTGGCAATATTCGCGATGTCATACCATTTCCGCGTACGGTTGGAAACTGTGAACTATAA
- a CDS encoding ribose-phosphate pyrophosphokinase, whose amino-acid sequence MKNQESENYYDGLPVGRLGIIPMANCSPLGKKVNDYLVSWRKERAHQNESILHDYMRDSFIIPSSVPRFGSGEAKGLLHESVRGDDIYLLTDVTNYSLTYKLFGRETPMSPDDHYQDLKRIIAAIGGKARRINVIMPFLYESRQHKRSGRESLDCALALKELVDMGVDNIITFDAHDPRVQNAIPLHGFETVQPAYQFIKNILRNAPDMQIDSKHLMVISPDEGGTKRAIYMANNLGVDMGMFYKRRDYSTIVGGRNPIVAHEFLGADVKDKDMIIIDDMISSGDSMIEVATLLKQHGARNIYLCSTFGLFTNGLLKFDQAYEQGLFTKLLTTNLVYQTPELLEKPWYVSCDLSKYTALIIDTLNHDSSISGLLDPAERIQRVLGKFKNHEKI is encoded by the coding sequence ATGAAGAATCAGGAATCTGAAAATTATTACGATGGTTTACCCGTAGGAAGGCTCGGTATTATACCGATGGCGAACTGTTCCCCTCTCGGTAAAAAGGTCAACGATTATCTGGTCTCCTGGCGAAAAGAAAGAGCGCATCAGAACGAATCAATTCTGCATGACTACATGAGAGATAGTTTTATCATCCCTTCCAGTGTACCCAGATTCGGTTCAGGTGAAGCTAAGGGCCTGCTGCATGAATCTGTCCGAGGCGACGACATCTATCTTCTGACTGACGTCACAAACTATAGTCTGACTTATAAGCTGTTCGGCCGTGAAACTCCTATGTCTCCAGATGACCATTATCAGGATCTGAAACGTATTATCGCCGCCATAGGCGGAAAGGCAAGAAGAATCAACGTCATTATGCCTTTTCTCTATGAGAGCCGTCAGCATAAGCGTTCTGGAAGAGAATCCCTGGACTGTGCTCTCGCACTGAAGGAACTCGTTGACATGGGCGTGGACAATATCATCACTTTCGACGCACACGATCCGAGAGTTCAGAATGCAATTCCGCTTCATGGATTCGAGACTGTACAGCCTGCGTATCAATTCATCAAAAACATCTTGAGAAATGCACCGGATATGCAGATCGACAGCAAACATCTGATGGTGATCAGCCCTGATGAGGGCGGCACAAAGCGTGCGATTTATATGGCCAACAACCTGGGCGTAGACATGGGAATGTTCTATAAAAGAAGGGATTATTCTACGATCGTAGGCGGGCGTAATCCGATCGTCGCACATGAATTTTTGGGTGCCGACGTAAAGGACAAAGACATGATTATCATAGATGATATGATTTCCTCCGGCGACAGCATGATCGAAGTCGCAACACTGCTAAAACAACACGGAGCCAGAAACATCTATCTCTGCTCCACTTTCGGTCTCTTCACAAATGGACTACTGAAATTCGATCAGGCTTATGAGCAGGGCTTATTTACAAAACTTCTCACCACAAACCTCGTATATCAGACCCCGGAACTCCTGGAAAAGCCATGGTATGTGAGCTGCGATCTGAGCAAATATACAGCGCTGATTATCGACACACTGAATCACGATTCCTCCATCAGCGGACTGCTTGATCCAGCAGAGAGAATCCAGAGAGTACTGGGGAAATTCAAAAATCACGAGAAGATCTGA
- a CDS encoding metallophosphoesterase family protein: MKIIHIADVHLGAEPDIGCSWSEQRKTDIWESFRKVIDRCRKENTDLLLIAGDLFHRPPLKRELKEVNSYFRSIPKTTVVLVAGNHDYLRRGGFFDDYSWNDNVVVLMSHTCEKVEISKLNLAVYGCSYYEREVPEPLYDDIEPSGLCRYHILVAHGGDATHSPIDRRRLINAGFDYVALGHIHKPEIIAKNRIAYSGSLEPIDCNDFGSHGYMEVILEKDNIQACFVPAAVCEYKVMDLVVDETNTQYDLEQLLAGHLAKEAGNRNIFHVHLSGIRDRSVEFDLERLKNLGRVVRVRDDTHPYYDLDELSRIYEGSLIGEFIKRMRDLDDSASEKALYYGLDALLDNC; encoded by the coding sequence ATGAAGATAATTCATATAGCAGATGTTCATCTCGGGGCAGAACCTGATATAGGCTGCTCTTGGAGCGAACAGAGAAAAACAGACATCTGGGAGTCGTTTCGAAAAGTGATAGACCGATGCCGAAAAGAGAATACAGACCTTTTACTTATAGCCGGTGATCTATTTCACCGGCCTCCTTTAAAGCGGGAGTTAAAAGAAGTGAATTCCTATTTTCGAAGCATCCCAAAGACAACCGTGGTTCTCGTGGCGGGAAACCATGACTATCTGAGAAGGGGCGGGTTTTTCGATGACTATTCCTGGAACGACAATGTCGTTGTACTTATGAGTCATACCTGCGAGAAAGTAGAGATTTCAAAACTGAATCTGGCAGTGTATGGATGCAGCTATTATGAGCGCGAAGTACCGGAACCTCTCTATGATGATATCGAACCGTCGGGTCTCTGCAGGTATCATATTCTGGTCGCCCACGGCGGTGACGCCACACACAGTCCGATTGACAGACGCAGACTGATAAACGCTGGTTTCGATTATGTGGCTCTCGGCCATATTCATAAACCGGAAATTATCGCAAAGAACCGAATAGCCTATTCCGGATCTCTGGAACCCATAGACTGCAATGATTTTGGATCCCATGGGTATATGGAAGTAATTTTGGAAAAAGATAATATTCAGGCATGTTTTGTCCCCGCAGCTGTCTGTGAGTACAAGGTGATGGATCTTGTAGTAGATGAAACTAACACGCAATATGATCTCGAACAGCTTCTTGCCGGACACCTTGCCAAAGAAGCGGGAAATCGTAATATTTTCCATGTGCATCTAAGCGGAATCCGTGACCGCAGTGTGGAATTTGACCTCGAACGTCTGAAAAATCTGGGAAGAGTTGTGAGAGTGAGGGATGACACACATCCTTATTATGATCTGGACGAGCTTTCCCGAATCTATGAGGGCAGCCTGATTGGTGAGTTCATCAAACGGATGCGGGACTTGGACGATTCAGCCAGTGAGAAGGCATTGTATTATGGACTCGATGCACTTCTCGACAATTGTTGA